The DNA region GTGACCGGATGCCGGATTCCACTCATGCTATCAGATGAAAGGCTTGCTGCCGGTCACCGCGACGATCGTGCCTAAAGTACAGCTGGATCTGGGTTCGGCGATCGCGCTTGCCCCGGGATCGGCCCGACCCAAAATCCTGAACGACGCGCTCGACAGCGAGCCCGGCCGAATGGCGGATGCCGAACTCTCCGATAACGATATTCTCCAAAACAAATCTCCCGACATCTCATCATCCGCGGACAATCATTGTGGCGACTGGACGGTTCCAAAACTCACCCTCGGGCGCTGGCGGCAAGCGCTGCCTGACGTCTCGGCCAAGAGCGCGAGGTGGCCTGTCCCGCATAGGAACGGGCGCGCCTTTGCAAGCTTGATCGTCGGCAACAGGTTGTGAGCCGTAGGAGACGAAAAATGTATCACCACGTCAAAAAACTCATGTTTACCGTCCGCGTCGACGAGCCCGATGTCCGCTTCGGCAACATGCTGCTCGAGCAGTTCGGCGGCGCCAACGGCGAGCTCGCCGCCGCGATGCAGTATTCGATCCAAGGCCTCAACTGCGAGGATCCCGACCGCAAGGATCTGCTCATGGACATCGGCACCGAGGAACTCAGCCATCTCGAGATCGTCGGCACTCTGGCGCGGATGCATCTCAAGCCGTCGAAATTCGATCGGGAAGCGGCGGAGGCCGATCCCCTGATCGCCATCGCCGGCGGTGGCGGCGTCAATCTGTTCAATTCGCAGGGTAACGCCTGGACGGCCGACTACCTCAAGATTACCGGGGAGCTCGATGTCGATCTGCGCAGCAACATTGCCGCCGAGGCCCGTGCGAAGATCGTCTACGAACGCCTCATCAATTTCTGTGACGATGCCGGCACCAGGGACGCGCTGCAGTTTCTGATGACGCGCGAAATCACCCACATGAAGGCGTTCTCTCTCGCGCTGGAAAGTCTAGGCAAGCCGTCGCTCAGCATCGGCCGCGTCGCGCCCACGCCCGGACTGGTCGATCAATACTTCAACGACTCGACCGGATCGGGAGACCACGGCGAGATCGACGCCCGTGGTCCCTGGAACGAAGGAGGCGACTGGGTCTTCACGGAATCGCCCGCGAT from Bradyrhizobium genosp. L includes:
- a CDS encoding DUF892 family protein; translated protein: MYHHVKKLMFTVRVDEPDVRFGNMLLEQFGGANGELAAAMQYSIQGLNCEDPDRKDLLMDIGTEELSHLEIVGTLARMHLKPSKFDREAAEADPLIAIAGGGGVNLFNSQGNAWTADYLKITGELDVDLRSNIAAEARAKIVYERLINFCDDAGTRDALQFLMTREITHMKAFSLALESLGKPSLSIGRVAPTPGLVDQYFNDSTGSGDHGEIDARGPWNEGGDWVFTESPAIQAGDISADRAIVTESSPAADEAGLSDLLVNELRDILHAEKQLTKALPKMAKAARFDQLRELFEQHLTETEAQVERLNECFELLGSSARAKPCKGMMGLVEEGEEVIAEGCKKENAAADLALIGAAQRVEHYEIAGYSTARNLASQLRHSAIVALLSKSLAEEENADQLLNQVARSLMSVARMPTALEQSE